A genomic segment from Streptomyces antibioticus encodes:
- the mtrA gene encoding two-component system response regulator MtrA, with the protein MMSFMKGRVLVVDDDTALAEMLGIVLRGEGFEPSFVADGDKALAAFREAKPDLVLLDLMLPGRDGIEVCRLIRAESGVPIVMLTAKSDTVDVVVGLESGADDYIVKPFKPKELVARIRARLRRSEEPAPEQLAIGDLVIDVAGHSVKRDGQSIALTPLEFDLLVALARKPWQVFTREVLLEQVWGYRHAADTRLVNVHVQRLRSKVEKDPERPEIVVTVRGVGYKAGPS; encoded by the coding sequence ATGATGTCGTTTATGAAGGGACGAGTCCTTGTCGTCGACGACGACACCGCACTGGCCGAGATGCTCGGCATCGTGTTGCGTGGTGAAGGTTTTGAGCCGTCTTTCGTAGCCGACGGCGACAAGGCGCTGGCCGCTTTCCGAGAGGCCAAGCCCGACCTGGTGCTGCTCGACCTGATGCTGCCCGGACGGGACGGCATCGAGGTCTGCCGCCTCATCCGCGCCGAGTCCGGCGTGCCGATCGTGATGCTCACCGCCAAGAGCGACACCGTCGACGTGGTGGTCGGCCTCGAGTCCGGCGCCGACGACTACATCGTGAAGCCGTTCAAGCCCAAGGAGCTGGTCGCCCGCATCCGGGCGAGGCTGCGCCGGTCGGAGGAGCCCGCCCCCGAGCAGCTCGCCATCGGCGACCTCGTCATCGACGTGGCCGGCCACTCCGTGAAGCGCGACGGCCAGTCCATCGCGCTGACCCCGCTCGAGTTCGACCTGCTCGTCGCGCTCGCCCGCAAGCCCTGGCAGGTGTTCACCCGCGAAGTGCTCCTCGAACAGGTGTGGGGCTACCGGCACGCCGCCGACACCCGCCTGGTCAACGTGCACGTCCAGCGGCTCCGCTCCAAGGTCGAGAAGGACCCGGAGCGGCCCGAGATCGTGGTGACCGTCCGTGGCGTCGGATACAAGGCAGGACCTAGCTGA